Below is a genomic region from Betta splendens chromosome 8, fBetSpl5.4, whole genome shotgun sequence.
TCCCCAGTGCCCATGTGGGCTGTGGGTGCCATTGTGGTAGTGGTCCTCGCCCTCGTCGCCTGCCTGGGATTCTGCATCTACAAGAAGTGCTTCATCAAAGGCAAGAAGCCCAAGAAGGTGCGCGAGAGAAAGGGAGGACGAGGGCGCAGGAAGAAGgacaaggagggagaggaagcagaggagaagaaggtAAGGAAGGAGTGGAGCAAGAGAGTCATTCAAGGTGTACATATGTTAGTGTGTCTACAGCCTTGTCAGGCCAACagatggagctgtgtgtgtgtgtgtgtgtgtgtgtgtgtgtgtgtgtgtgtgtgtgtgtgtgtgtgtgtgtgtgtgtgtgtgtgtgtgtgtgtgtgtgtgtgtgtgtgctctaaaATCTACTATGCACAGCTGTTTGGCCTTTGTCCAATGGCAGCAGTGACAGCTTAGTGAAGCGCAAACAGAAGCTACAGCACCATGATTAATATAATGAAGCTGAATTAAAATAGTTTCAGCTCCACAGTTTTGTGTCTAACCCTGAAAGAATGAAACCTTCATTTTAaccaagaaaacacaaaacctaGTGATTAAAACACCACAGTTGGGTCATAAACCATCTGGGGCATGTTTACCACCCTGGTTTGACAAAAACCCTGAAGATCTTGAACCTGCTGAAAGAAAGTTCATCTACGGATCCTTTTCAGATTATGTGTCATGTTGATTAAATTTTGAGTTTGTATAGTATATACATCAAAGTGCTAAATGTAAACTTGAAAAATGCTGTTCCAGGAAGGAGAAGatgggaaggaggaagaagaaaaggagttCTTTGGCAAACTGGAGTACACGTTGGATTATAACTTCACAGAAAAtcaggtacagacacacacacacacacacacacacacacacacacacacacacacacacacacacacacacacacacacacacacacacacacacacacacacacacacaggcttaatACAGTCCTCACTATTAGATCAAACAGATCACAGAAATCTGCTGACATTCAACTTATCTTACGCTCGGCTCCTCCAGCTGATAGTCGGCATCCTCCAGGCTCAGGACCTCCCAGCTATGGACATGGGTGGGACCTCAGACCCATATGTTAAAGTCTATATGCTGccagacaagaagaagaaatttgAAACCAAAGTCCAGAGAAAGAATCTCTGTCCCGTCTTCAATGAGACCTTCACCTTTAAGGTTTTTACAACTAATATGGGTGGTTGTGATCCAACAATCAGTTTAACATGGTTCAAATGCAGTGTTTAAcacttcctctttctccagATACCCTATAACGAGCTGGGTGGTCAGACTCTAGTGCTGCAGGTTTTTGACTTTGATCGCTTTGGGAAACATGATGTCATTGGTGATCTCAAGATCCCCATGAACACTATAGACCTCGGACAGCCAATACATGAATGGAAAGATCTAGttggaggagaaaaggaggaggtaCGTGTTGCTTTATCATCAACTTGAATTGTAAAGCTAATATCTTCaccaacatttaaacaacaaatgtatgttttgttttgtttttttgtctccaACAGCAAGAGAAGCTGGGTGATATCTGTATTTCCCTTCGCTACGTCCCCACAGCTGGTAAGCTGACAGTCAACATCATGGAAGctaaaaacctgaaaaagaTGGATGTCGGAGGACTGTCAGGTGAACAAACATATGTCCACGAATAATCACACTGGAGCTGTAGTAATAGCGTATAACTGGTACTGTGTGACATTTCATCTGTGTGTCTCAGATCCTTTTGTTAAGGTGGTGCTGCAACACAACGGGAAGCgactgaaaaaaaagaagacgtCAGTGAAGCAAAACACACTGAACCCTTACTTCAATGAGAGCTTCAGCTTTGAAATCCCCTTCTCCCAGAtccaggtttgttttatttggttaCGACATCTCTAGAACATTAATTTAAACCTTACTTTCTAACCAGAAATAGGAGGAAACATCTGCACAACAAAAAAGACACAGTTATTTACAGAATGAAACTCAAAAGTAGAGCATTTCCTGCAGTCCAAGGAGCTGTAGGAAATGTTGAGCATTTGAATGTGGAGCCTCTTATCTGGAGCCAGTGGGGacccacctctgcctcctgctgagacaCCAGCtgacctgcaaacacacatacagatacaCATATACACTGATTTGGCCTGGGCCACAACACAGGGCATCTTTAAGACCACGGTTTGACAAATGTATTGAACATTTTGAACATTCCTTTGCAGATCAAAATCGCATCAACATCCTCTCAATCCTTTTCAGATGGCACTGTAGGTCAGGAATTAAAAAAGAGCACAGAATAGTTTTGAAAGTGTGGGCCGGACAGATGAGTCTTGCTTTTTCCAGGTTATAAACTTTGTGTGAATTGGAAGATTTTGAATTCAACCTACAGTAAGCTTGACGGGGAGCCATGGAGTGCTGTGGAGTAGCCTCCAGTCGTTAGtactactgtaactgtactCCTATTTCTTGCTGTACACAGAGCTGAACCACCAGCATGAATGGATTTTCATGCCCTTCATTACAGCCAGTAGTTTATcttctgattcatctgctgaAGGCACAAAGTTTCTCTTCACTATGACTAGCAGTTTGTCTAACCAGGAAGCTAATTGTGGTTTTAATGTTATGTACATACAATGTGTTCTGTTCAACCTTTAAGCATCCAGCACATCAACAGAcagtaaaaataagaatgcctttattagtccaaCTGCACAGTAACCATTTTTCCTAATAACACAGCATTAAAATATATCAAATAAGCAAATAATAATTAGTATTATAGATTTCTCAAAGGCACCATTGCTTACCCTAATGTCACCATCATATACAAATCCCAGCAATGGCAATATTTATCCTTGTGAGAACTGTTAATAGGGGTGactaaaataataatgtaatggCAGAATTCAAAATTAAATGAAGAACGTGAAGATGCAGAATTATCACATACTGCACATTCAGAAAGTGTTTTGCTTCTAAAGTGACAGAAAGAAGTACTCAATGCTACAGTAAAGCCTGCATCAGTGAAATCCACTGACCtgaaacaaagaaagagagaaaaagagaaattcTCTCTAACAATTACAACCCAAGCAGGAAATAAGCCATTTGAGGTAATGTGCAcataaaatatttgaaaaccTTGCATACAGCAGAAGGACAAACAGCCTCTGCATGTGTGGGTGGACACAAGGAAACATGTTACCACAACATTGCACAATGACAATGTTTGCAGGGTcaaacttttcaaaataaaaaagaatgaaaacaaacaactgaGAAACATCTGTGAGCTCCTTTACGATGTATGACAATGTTAAGAATGGTCAAAGCTATTACGGAGCTTTAAGAACTGTAGCTTTGATGAAAGAAACCTTTTAGAATTTGCTACTTTATTTAATCTGTTGCATGCTACAAGTGTGACATTTGATGTTGATTTGTTGTGGTGTCTCCATTCATATGCAACTGCTAACTTCTGTACAACTACAGAAATAAATAGATTTatgaatttgaaaaaaaaaatgaattgacTAACATCTcattttctctgctgttgctacACAGAAAGTTCAGGTACTGATCACTGTGTACGATTATGACAAGCTGGGCAGCAACGACCCTATCGGCAAGTGTTGGATCGGCTACGGTGCGTCAGGCGTCGGCTTGCGTCACTGGTCAGACATGCTGGCCAACCCCAGGCGCCCTGTGGCCCAGTGGCACACACtgctgcctgaggaggaggTAGATGCAGCCCTGAAGGCCCCCATTcgctaaacacaaacacagcatcgtCTATGTAACCATgacaatatttcattttaacCAAGCAACCACTAGTTCTGTGTGACCTCTGACTAAAACTAAAGAATGTAATGTAATGACCATGTAATGTTGTGTCATTTCTGGAATTACTTTCACGGTTCATAGTTGTGCTTTATATTGGATTGAATATATAAAGTATGAATATGAGCACATTGGGCACATAAAGCACACTGGGATTTCTACAAAGTAACAGCAGAGACCCCCTGATCTGTGAGGTGAGGGTCACATGACCGACAATTTACCTGACGTGACTGGTGTACAGCGTTAAAAAAGACAGATtcaatcaaaataaaaattgtTGTGGTTGGAATTCTTCATCTTGTGTAAATTAGGGATGATTTTACTTACAGGGTCGATTTCTCTGCCTGTCACGTGAAACACCACAGAAAGTGTTCTCCTTTACAACCATTCACAGTTTAAAgtttgaagttttcttttacCGTTTGTTTGCTTTATAAATACCCTGGTAacactgttgttttattttgaaatcttaTGTTATCTTTGAAATTTCTTGTATTTATTAGTTACCTCTACTTGTGGATGAATGAGGACATTCTTCTTGGTTTGTGGTCAATGTGAACACGCccatgtttgtgttgtacaCGCCCATATTAATACAATGagaagctggttctgtgtttATTAAATACCATGTGAGTGTAATTAAATAGCcaaataaagaaaatgttttcaGTTGATGTTGCCTCAACCCTGTTTTAGTGTCTGCAAATTCAAGGCAGTGAGTAAAAGACTGCATTAGAGCGTCCTTTGTAGTCCTTGTAAGCCAAACATGTGAGGCAGGAATTATtgcgagagagacagaagagaggaAACCGTAAGTGCAAATACAAAACATACACTAAAGAATgtaaaagcaaaaagtaaaaaacaccACAAACCTTAAAACATTTTAGTTTCAATAGTGACCTCACAGGAATAATAAGAATACTTCAGTAGATGAAACACCGGCATTTGTGCAAGCTGCTGTGTATAATTTGTCACAGTGCGCTGgataaaaaaaatgcagttaCAGTGTGCAGCCACATGGGAGAGCTCAATATCACAATTTTATTGGTTATTCTCTGTAACTATCCCTTAAAACTCCTTTGTTCTTTACATCATTCTCCTTTGGCTTCATCTGAAGATCGacagaaacaaaaatgaaaaacagtagtaaaacatccatccatccatccattttccaagccactTACTCCCTAACccagcctaacccagctggctatgggctagtggcagggtacaccctggatgggtcgccagtccatcgcagggcaacacacagacagacaaccattcacacacacactcacacctacgggcaatggagagagtccaatcaacctaatgcacgtctttggactgtgggaggaagctggagaacccggagagaacccacgcaaacacggggagaacgtgcaaactccacacagaaaggcaccagggccgcctgtgggaggaagccggagaacccggagagaacccacgcaagcacggggggaatgtgcaaactccacacagaaaggcaccagggccgtcTCCGGACCCAGAACcatcttgctgtgaggcgacggtgctacccaccgcaccaccgtgccgcctgtagtaaaacataaaacatattaTTGATCATTTGTGTGTTAAGATATGTAAAAAACACGGACCATAGGCTTTTtagtgtgaaaataaaaaaaatgaatttgacAAAGCTCTGCCTCTGGTTCACAAGCAGATCTACAGAGCACCACTCACCATGGTTTATGCCACTGAGTCAAATTAGagtcacattagatttgtgtgtgcataTCCAGATCAGTACTTCTActcttagtggggctataccatgtttacacttataatttggggcgttaaaattacgcacaaattgtggctaaatttacaagtaaaataacatgaCCTAATTTAGCCTGcatgctctgattggctgatgaacaaggaagttccttcgacgtggcacagcagatcctgaaagctccacaagcagcaacaagctagtccactgactaatgactttaattatatttaatgatcagacagacatgacggctcatattcgtGTATATACCAGGCACCGTTGCTCCCTGTACTGAAGGGTTTGTAAATTCCTTGGTGAAGCACACATCTTCGTCATGCTAAGGGATAAGGCACAGCAATACAATTCACGTGTGATTAAAACAACACCCCAATCGGCCTTTCAGTACGACCATATGAAAGAGTGACCATGTTAACTGGTGACCGGGACTTCCGGGCAAGATTAGAGAGGAGAATGTCAGAGATGGTAAAGAAAACGGTAGAAGCAGAAAGATACAAGAGAAGATGGAACTTAAGACTAAATGGggttaaggaaaaaaaagatgaaaacactAGAGCCCTGGTAGGCAAAATCATCTCAAGGATCACACCACATTGGAAAGAGAAAATTGACTATATTCTCGATACGGAACACCGTCTGGGCCCAAACGATGTCAACCACCCTCGACAAATCATCATTCAGTTCACAGGAAGGAGCTTCAGGGATTAGCTTTGGCGAACAACTAATCATCATCCAGTCTGCAGGGACCTCAACATACAGCACGGTTTGCAGAAGACCTCATCAAAGAGGACAGAGAGGCAAGAAATGCAGTGTGGCCTAAAGTTGAACAGGCGAGAAAGAATGGATGTAAGACTATGTTTTGAGGTCCCTATGCCTTCATCAACGGCCAGAGAGTGACACCATGACTTAATTCAGTAGAAGTTCATCCTGGTTGTTAACATATATGGCTATAATAATACCAAGGAAAATAAAAGATCTGACCGAATCTGATCACATTTAAACCAACTCAGTTTAGCATACTCATCTAATAATATTATACTTGAGGGGACTTGAACCTAGTACAAGATGACTGTATGGATAGAGCTCCTTCTAATTATGCTTCAAGTCACCCCAATGTAACATTTAACAAATTCTGCAATGAGATGcaaatgtaacatttaacaATGTCTGCAATGAGATGTAAACAATGAGCAAGGCCTAATCGACACATGGAAACACTTTAACCCAGGCATAATATGGGTCAGCactaattataatttaaaataaagaattGACCATTGGTTAATGTGACAATTATTTATCAGAAATTGGTTCACTGAACGGTTGTTTCCGGGGCGACAAAACGAAAGTAATATATTACACAAATTTGACAAAAACAGTTATTAAATTAAGAACCAAATTTACTAAACTTCCTATTCCCccaaaagcaaaagaaacacattttaaaattttgAACAACATCTATCTCTCCAAAGAATTACTCAGACTACGCTTTAACATTGATAACAACAGCTGTTTCTTCTGCCAAAATGCTATTAAGGATATCGTCCATGTATTTTTCCTATGTAATGTTATACAAATTTTCTGGTTGGATGTTCACAAAtggttaaaaaataaattccCGCCTATTATGAGTTTCTTCTCTAAAGGTAACATATTACTTATTGTAACATTAAACTTATTTATGTATTAATACTGCATTGTGTTTAGCCAAGTTCTTTGTACACAAAAATAGACTACGGAGATGCCCGCCTCCCAGCTTTGCCTTCTTTAAAAACGAATTTGGCATGAATTTGACGAATTTTCTGCCTGGGTGCCATCCCAGCCGTTagctgtccctgtcaatgccGTGGTTTACGTTACCTGTTAGCGCATGCGCTCTCCGTAACAGAGTGATCTATGGGCGGAACGtagcgtttaacttgtgttttgtgtcgtgttttttgTGAACAATCAGGAGCGTCCATTACCGATTTACCTGTTACTTGCCGGCAGGCGCCGTCAGCCGctaagtaaactgtgggtgaagcgaagcagagtcagaacggtgcaggtctcagctgaccgTTGAAAGTAAATACtacaaactaaataaacgatcacgatttctcagaccaagctttctgcctgTTCCGTCTGTAGGGATGGCAGCTGAAGCCCCATGAAGCTTCCACAAGGTTCATCTGATTGTGCTGGAAAAATGAACCAACACtttgaaaccacacagaacagtgaCAGCTGGTGATACACTGCAAGTACATCATCTGCTTCAACCAGCCTCCTTGTCCTTGCTGTACTTCAATGTACACAATTAAAAACCGTTAAAACAATTTGTGATCATTTTGTGATAAAGTAAGAAGTGCTTGTGTTACATTGTGAATATTAAGTATATTATATGGTATCGTGAGGTGGCTAATAACACAATGTAGACAACGGCCTTTAGTTTATAACTTGACTAGAAATGACACGGCATCTCAACGTTCCATACAGGGTCTCCATCTGggttctctctcttcttctgccgTCCGCCCCACAGATGCACACTTCCTATCACGGAGATCACGACCTTCGTCTAGTGATGAACTAATGGAAATGCTCCAACATATACACAATCACTATAttatgttgggggacctcatctgtataatctgttattaacagaattattattaaggtcccacatgctcaaacaacaGTTGAGTTGAGGTCGTAGGAGAGGTGGTAGGCAAGGACGTAGGTCAAGGACGTAGGTCGAGGATGTAGGCGAGGACGTAGGTGAGGACGTAGACGTGGAAGAGGACAAGGTCGTAGGCGAGAATGTGGGCGAGGACGTAAgcgaggacgtaggagaggtcATAGGCGAGGATGTATGCGAGGACGTGGAAGAGGATGAGGTCATAGGCGAGGACGTCGGCGAGGTCGTAGGAGAGGACATGTCCTACGTCCTCGCCTAAGAGGACGAGGTCATAGgcgaggacgtaggagaggtcGTAGGCGAGAACAAAggagaggacgtaggagaggtcATAGGCGAGGTCGTAGGCGAGGACATAGGCATGGAAGAGGGCGAGGTTATAGgcgaggacgtaggagaggtcGTAGGCAAGAATATAggagaggacgtaggagaggacGTAGGCGAGGACATCGGTGAGGTCATAGgcgaggacgtaggagaggtcGTAGGCGAGAATATAggagaggacgtaggagaggacGTAGGCGAGGACATCGGTGAGGTCATAGgcgaggacgtaggagaggtcGTAGGCGAGGACATAggagaggacgtaggagaggtcATAGGCGAGGTCGTAGGCGAGGACATAGGCATGGAAGAGGACGAGGTTATAGGCAAGGACGTAGGAGAGGTCGTAGGCAAGAATATAggagaggacgtaggagaggacGTAGGCGAGGACATCGGTGAGGTCATAGgcgaggacgtaggagaggtcGTAGGCGAGAATATAGGtgaggacgtaggagaggacGTAGGCGAGGACATCGGTGAGGTCATAGgcgaggacgtaggagaggtcGTAGGCGAGAATATAGGAGAGGACGTCGGCGAGGTCGTAGGAGAGGACATGTCCTACGTCCTCGCCTAAGAGGACGAGGTCATAGgcgaggacgtaggagaggtcGTAGGCGAGGACAAAggagaggacgtaggagaggtcATAGGCGAGGTCGTAGGCGAGGACATAGGCATGGAAGAGGGCGAAGTTATAGGTgaggacgtaggagaggtcGTAGGCAAGAATATAggagaggacgtaggagaggacGTAGGCGAGGACATCGGTGAGGTCATAGgcgaggacgtaggagaggtcGTAGGCGAGGACATAggagaggacgtaggagaggtcATAGGCGAGGTCGTAGGCGAGGACATAGGCATGGAAGAGGACGAGGTTATAGGCAAGGACGTAGGAGAGGTCGTAGGCAAGAATATAggagaggacgtaggagaggacGTAGGCGAGGACATCGGTGAGGTCATAGgcgaggacgtaggagaggtcGTAGGCGAGAATATAggagaggacgtaggagaggacGTAGGCGAGGACATCGGTGAGGTCATAGgcgaggacgtaggagaggtcGTAGGCGAGAATATAGAAGAGGACGTAGGCGAGGTCGTAGGAGAGGACGTAGGAGAAGATGTAGGAGAGGTCATAGGTGAGGATGTAGGAGAGGTAATAGGCGAGGACGTAGACGAGGTCGTAGGCGAGGTCGTAGGTAAGGAGGTAGACGTGGAAGAGGACGAGGTCATAGgcgaggacgtaggagaggacgtaggagaggtcGTAGACGAGGTCGTAGGCGAGGACACAGACGAGGACATAGACGAGGACGTTAGGCGAGGTCATAGGCGAGGACGTAAGgcgaggacgtaggagaggtAATAGGCGAGGACGTAGACGAGAACGTAGGCAAGGACGTAGTTGAGGTCGTAGGCGAGGACATAGGCGAGGTCGTAGGTGAGGACATAGGACAGGTCCTAGGCGAGGTCGTAGGCGAGGACGTAGACATGGAAGAGGATGAGGTCATAGgcgaggacgtaggagaggtcGTAGGCGAGGACATAGAAGAGGACGTAGGCATCgaggagacgcgatgctgtgagagaacgcgagactctgcgagaacagcacgagaaattcaacaaggcggcgcgacaccggtagtaaacaacagcgcgacaaactatccgccaatttaaataaataactaccttattttatggaaaataatcaaccaccctaccattctggataacaccgaagaaagtttcgagtatatcgacgagtgcttcgagcgtctggaaatggggaaaaaggagacggctcccaacaagcgttcccgtccgtctgactcacctgagtcacctggagctagctcggcggataaaaacatcacggacatcctggagtcaatcgagaaaaaaatatcaagcttcgacgcacgtctggcgctagtggaactcctccacaaagagtttatggccctccgcgactccctggaatttagccagcagcaggtgatttctctcgccaccgagaatgaggccctgaaaggaacggtgcagtccctgacggaggatgtggctcagctagcggccgaaaataaaaaaataaaagaaggcattatcgatctgcaggcccgcagcatgagggacaacctggtgttctcggggattccagaacaggcggaggaaaacacggaaaccacaattaaaaacttcattaaacaacagatgaagattccagcggaagttgtcgacaagatggcgttccaccgttcgcatagacttggaggaagacgaccggatggccagcgtcctcgacccatcgttgccaagtttcatgactttaagcagaaggaactggttaagagccggggcagacagctgaagggaaccgactacagcgtcaacgaccagttccccaaggagatcctcgaccgccgccgccgactgttccccatccgtaagaggttcatggcagaaggctgcagggccgtcatcagcgtcgacaaactgtacgtcaacggagagctctaccgggaccgggaagcaactccgtggctgtactagcaggtggtatgtaaaaacaatggtttaatgtataaggtttgttaaaaaaaacaatagatgcaatgcaactatgtgttataactttacatccagtattcaaactcgttctctcgcagatgtttcatataaatgtttattgtcattctaatgtcactcactcactcactcactttgcaaagcgcccaccatacgtaatcactcactttcctttcactttaattttccttccctttactctttttccttcacctactttcactccacactgtgtacatccttttctctattcttctcccacgtagtcagccagctatgtagccctccagcagccacacacaaacatctactgcacaggggaaacacgtgcacagacatagataacacacaactcagaatacacaggtacttaaggttagccacacacctaaagtctgtcacactacatacacacaagactagtgatccacagcagtcaggtaagatatgacaccactgaagattgtcacttggaacgTACGTGGAATCaacaagaaggagaaacgatttaaaatatttaaccatttgaaaaccctacaagcagacattgttttactacaggaaactcatattcccaaaattataaattacactctggcatcagcagagttcccacatgcttacttagccggttacaattctaaacaaagaggggtcgccatcctgataaataaaaagataaaccttacgcataacgataccattgtagatccagaagggagatatataataattaatatcttgataggaaacattgaatattgcatagctaatgtgtatggccctaatgctgacgacccctctttctttcacagcttcttcacatcaccgtctgctcactctggttccaaacttatagtaggaggggactttaatttagtatttaacccagagttggacaggctaagcaaagctgtgagcaacaggaactggcaatcagtacagaccttaaaacagtacatggatgacttcggtctctgtgacacatggcgttctcttcatcctacatccagggaatatacctttttctcaccagttcaccactctcactcccgtatagattatattttagtaaataactcagtcttacaagatgtctctgacaccaatattcactctatcacaatcagtgatcatgcaccaatgtccatttcattgattaagacagccacaccatcaaccaggaattggaggtttaatacatcattactcaatgatcaagacttcatcagttatgtcaggagagaatggaaaacctttatagaaatcaacgatacaccggaaatctcaccctgtgttctttgggagactgggaaggcagttatgcgcggtagaattatttcatattcatcacacaagaaaaaaaaggacatgttacttgaattagaattagagcaaaaaataaaatctctagagattaaatatgcagcctctccaaccaatgatgtcctagaagacctaaagaatctaaagctgaaattaaattatataattgattgcaaaactcagtttcagatagaccaattacgctgggagaactttgaccatgctaataaatgtggtaaatttctagctaaccaattaaaaaataataaagagaaacaaatcatccattcaataactaataaggaaggcaacattactcgtgatccccatgaaataaatgatacctttaaaaacttttaccaagagttatatatgtcccaaatagatccacccacctcagccatagaggcgtttctgaataaactagaactgccaaagctaaatgaagaacagtctaaaactctagactcattgttatctttggcagaactacatgaagctctgcaggagatgcccaataaaaaagctccaggaccagatggattcccaactgaattttataaagagttctggtccatgctggcacccagcttttacaaaatgttagctgaaattaaacaacaacattcattacccacaaatatgaattttgccttcataagcctgctccaaaaaccaggaaaagaccctacactcccatcgagttatagaccaatttcactaataaatgtagatctaaaaatagtgtgtaaagcacttgctagaagattagaaaaaatcactccatatataattcactctgatcaaacaggcttcattaaaggtagacagtcaacaaacaatatgaacagactaattaatttaatttattatgtcaccatccataaactagagtcagccatcgtctccttagatgcagaaaaagctttcgatagag
It encodes:
- the syt5a gene encoding synaptotagmin Va isoform X2, whose product is MKLKNRAVMLLVGAAEVRLRRAAEEEEEREPPPPQPPSHHSNHQFASMKNKFFNEITHLPNHKLKMPMWAVGAIVVVVLALVACLGFCIYKKCFIKGKKPKKVRERKGGRGRRKKDKEGEEAEEKKEGEDGKEEEEKEFFGKLEYTLDYNFTENQLIVGILQAQDLPAMDMGGTSDPYVKVYMLPDKKKKFETKVQRKNLCPVFNETFTFKIPYNELGGQTLVLQVFDFDRFGKHDVIGDLKIPMNTIDLGQPIHEWKDLVGGEKEEQEKLGDICISLRYVPTAGKLTVNIMEAKNLKKMDVGGLSDPFVKVVLQHNGKRLKKKKTSVKQNTLNPYFNESFSFEIPFSQIQKVQVLITVYDYDKLGSNDPIGKCWIGYGASGVGLRHWSDMLANPRRPVAQWHTLLPEEEVDAALKAPIR
- the syt5a gene encoding synaptotagmin Va isoform X1, with the translated sequence MREGAVHSDFSAIGSGEFIERTFGYNRLRTESNRTKKDWDHIRAVMLLVGAAEVRLRRAAEEEEEREPPPPQPPSHHSNHQFASMKNKFFNEITHLPNHKLKMPMWAVGAIVVVVLALVACLGFCIYKKCFIKGKKPKKVRERKGGRGRRKKDKEGEEAEEKKEGEDGKEEEEKEFFGKLEYTLDYNFTENQLIVGILQAQDLPAMDMGGTSDPYVKVYMLPDKKKKFETKVQRKNLCPVFNETFTFKIPYNELGGQTLVLQVFDFDRFGKHDVIGDLKIPMNTIDLGQPIHEWKDLVGGEKEEQEKLGDICISLRYVPTAGKLTVNIMEAKNLKKMDVGGLSDPFVKVVLQHNGKRLKKKKTSVKQNTLNPYFNESFSFEIPFSQIQKVQVLITVYDYDKLGSNDPIGKCWIGYGASGVGLRHWSDMLANPRRPVAQWHTLLPEEEVDAALKAPIR
- the LOC114861148 gene encoding uncharacterized protein LOC114861148 encodes the protein MTSPNVLVYVLVCVLAYDLVYDLSYVLSYVLAYDLVLFHVYLLTYDLAYDLVYVLAYYLSYILTYDLSYIFSYVLSYDLAYVLFYILAYDLSYVLAYDLTDVLAYVLSYVLSYILAYDLSYVLAYDLTDVLAYVLSYVLSYILAYDLSYVLAYNLVLFHAYVLAYDLAYDLSYVLSYVLAYDLSYVLAYDLTDVLAYVLSYVLSYILAYDLSYVLTYNFALFHAYVLAYDLAYDLSYVLSFVLAYDLSYVLAYDLVLLGEDVGHVLSYDLADVLSYILAYDLSYVLAYDLTDVLAYVLSYVLTYILAYDLSYVLAYDLTDVLAYVLSYVLSYILAYDLSYVLAYNLVLFHAYVLAYDLAYDLSYVLSYVLAYDLSYVLAYDLTDVLAYVLSYVLSYILAYDLSYVLAYDLTDVLAYVLSYVLSYILAYDLSYVLAYNLALFHAYVLAYDLAYDLSYVLSFVLAYDLSYVLAYDLVLLGEDVGHVLSYDLADVLAYDLILFHVLAYILAYDLSYVLAYVLAHILAYDLVLFHVYVLTYVLAYILDLRP